One Triticum dicoccoides isolate Atlit2015 ecotype Zavitan chromosome 4B, WEW_v2.0, whole genome shotgun sequence genomic window carries:
- the LOC119294811 gene encoding chaperone protein ClpB1-like has translation MDFDRAMARSAACDRLGASVSRPSGNLSSDTKAVLCIGAAAALGWAAWRYYQRRVCLEKFGRDMTALAGKADPVIGRDDEIDRVISILCRRTKNCVALVGAAGVGKTAVAEALAQRIAAGMVPDVLAGARVIELDLGELVAGTKYRGSFERRMKDVIKRVEASNGKVILFIDEMHMLLGAGRSRRSAMGAGNMLKPALARGRIRCVGATTFDEYRKYVEKDAALERRFQKVQVEEPSMHTTIEILQGLKKRHEQYHGLAIQDAALVAAAQLAGRYITGRQFPDKAIDLIDEACATANKKMRQINRQKEEMNTTKSSSANAMKKAIITPDHVAQVVSRWTGIPVTALNQEEKDKLICLADRLHERVVGQDEAVNLVADAVLRSRAGLDHPGQPIGSFLFLGSTGVGKTELAKALAEQLFDSEKMLVRFDMSEYVGSSSVLRLVGAPPSYRGHEDGGQLTEKVRRNPYSVILFDEVEKADPSVFNIFLQILDDGRLTDGRGQTVDFKNTIIIMTSNLGSDYLISKTARENTTESIRDLLMEQVCKHFKPELLNRLSEIVIFEPLSHDKLKEITKIQMKSIMARVATKGISLSISDAALDTILSESYSPTYGARPIRRWMQKNVMTTLSKMLVKGQASEGSTICIEATDDKKGLEYEVVKKEASPH, from the exons ATGGACTTCGATAGGGCCATGGCAAGGAGTGCAGCCTGCGATCGGTTGGGAGCCTCTGTGTCGCGCCCCAGCGGAAACCTGTCTAGCGACACCAAAGCCGTCCTCTGCATTGGGGCAGCCGCTGCTTTGGGCTGGGCAGCGTGGAGGTACTACCAACGTCGTGTCTGCCTCGAGAAGTTCGGCCGAGACATGACGGCATTGGCTGGAAAAGCTGATCCGGTGATTGGCCGCGATGACGAGATTGACCGCGTCATCTCCATCCTCTGCCGCCGGACCAAGAACTGCGTTGCGCTCGTCGGTGCTGCAGGGGTAGGCAAGACGGCAGTCGCCGAGGCCCTCGCCCAGCGCATTGCCGCCGGGATGGTCCCTGACGTTCTCGCCGGTGCGCGCGTCATTGAGCTCGATCTCGGGGAATTGGTGGCTGGGACCAAGTACCGTGGCTCGTTCGAGCGACGCATGAAAGACGTGATAAAGCGGGTGGAGGCTTCGAACGGCAAGGTGATTCTATTCATCGACGAGATGCACATGCTTCTTGGTGCAGGGCGGTCCAGGAGGAGTGCCATGGGTGCTGGCAACATGCTGAAGCCAGCGTTGGCCCGTGGGCGTATCCGCTGCGTGGGTGCGACAACTTTCGATGAGTACCGTAAGTATGTCGAGAAGGATGCCGCACTGGAGCGGCGGTTCCAAAAGGTGCAGGTCGAGGAGCCGAGCATGCACACAACCATTGAGATTCTGCAGGGGCTAAAGAAACGGCATGAACAGTACCATGGCTTGGCAATCCAGGATGCAGCTCTTGTTGCTGCTGCACAGCTTGCTGGCCGCTATATCACTG GTCGTCAGTTTCCTGACAAGGCAATTGATCTGATTGACGAGGCATGCGCCACTGCAAACAAAAAGATGAGGCAGATTAACCGCCAAAAGGAGGAAATGAACACTACAAAAAGTAGCTCTGCAAATGCAATGAAGAAAGCAATTATCACCCCAGATCATGTCGCACAA GTTGTGAGCCGATGGACTGGAATTCCGGTCACCGCGCTTAATCAAGAGGAGAAGGATAAGTTAATCTGCCTAGCGGACAGGCTGCATGAGCGAGTTGTTGGCCAGGATGAAGCCGTCAACCTAGTTGCAGATGCAGTGTTACGTTCTAGAGCTGGCCTTGATCATCCTGGCCAGCCCATAGGCTCTTTCCTCTTCTTGGGCTCAACTGGTGTTGGAAAGACAGAGCTCGCAAAAGCTCTTGCCGAACAGCTATTTGATAGTGAGAAGATGTTGGTTCGCTTTGACATGTCTGAATATGTTGGGAGTAGTTCTGTGTTGCGTCTCGTTGGAGCACCTCCAAG CTATCGTGGCCATGAAGATGGTGGACAACTGACTGAGAAAGTTAGGAGGAACCCGTACAGTGTCATCCTTTTTGATGAGGTGGAGAAAGCAGATCCCTCGGTGTTCAATATTTTTCTTCAAATCCTTGATGATGGCAGGTTGACTGATGGCAGAGGCCAGACTGTTGATTTCAAGaataccatcatcatcatgacctcAAATCTTGGATCTGATTACCTAATATCAAAGACGGCTAGAGAAAACACAACGGAATCTATACGGGACCTTCTCATGGAACAG GTTTGCAAGCACTTCAAGCCTGAGCTTCTCAACAGACTGAGTGAGATCGTCATATTTGAGCCGCTTTCGCACGACAAACTGAAGGAGATAACGAAAATCCAGATGAAGAGCATTATGGCCAGAGTAGCTACCAAGGGCATCTCTCTTTCTATTAGTGATGCCGCATTGGACACTATCTTATCGGAATCATATAGCCCA ACCTACGGTGCAAGACCCATAAGGAGGTGGATGCAAAAGAATGTGATGACAACTCTTTCCAAGATGTTGGTCAAAGGACAAGCCAGTGAAGGCTCAACAATCTGCATTGAAGCTACTGACGACAAGAAGGGGCTGGAGTATGAAGTGGTGAAGAAGGAAGCGAGCCCACACTAA